A region of the Scatophagus argus isolate fScaArg1 chromosome 6, fScaArg1.pri, whole genome shotgun sequence genome:
GGAAGAACAGCGGCTCGCAGCTTGTGCTGAAAAACTTAAACGTCTCAACGAAAAACACCGGCAGGCAACTGAGGGCAAGTGTGCCCCTGTTCAGACCACCAATGATGACGCAGGTGTTGCTCATGAAGAAGTAACCTCATCAGCTCCTGCACCTGTATCCAGTCCTGTACCTTTGATCCCACCTTCACAATTGCAGGCCCCAGTCATGCAAGCTTCTCTCCCTGAGAGGACAGATCGAGACGGGGAGaggctagagagagagagagtagaaTCAAGTGTAGAGGAGGAGGTGGTTCATGTGCCTCGTCAGCCCAGCCCCCCTGTCCAGAGACCTGGGAACATGGCTCCAGAGCCTCAGAGCGAAGGAGAAAGCTCCTTGGTCGAGGCCAGTCCCCTAATGGAAGAAAACCAGGCTGACAGGACAACAGTGCCTATACGAGACTATTTCAACATGGAGGACAACAGAGGTGAGTTATTGAAGaccctcttttttctttttttcttttttttttaacaaagttGCTTGTAAATGGTCATTGTTAAGTTGCATTTACTGCTGTTCTTTCAGTCATAGATACCACATAAATACTATTGGTTTTGTTTTCGTGCAGCAGATGAGCCCCACCTGTCTCTGCCTCACATGGACCCCCCTGGTAGTGAAGAAGTCCCTGTGGCATCACCACAGTTggaaggagaagcagcagctgctatgcgtccctctctctcctcaggcTATTCCAAACAGTTTCAAAAGTCTTTGCCACCTCGTTTCCTCAGACAGCAGGCAAGTTAAAGTTAGTTTAAGGCAAttagtttttaaaacattaaaatgaaatgtgaaggacaaataaacagcattttcatgTTGCTCAGTACTACATCAGTTTGTAAGACAGTAGCTCAGTTGGTGCATATTCGGCCGCTGTTTATGATTTGCACATGTATTTTCTTGGTAGTTGATGTAACTCCCCACCACCACAAACACTTGCATAACTGACCACTTAATTAAAATTCGTATTCATCGTCATTCATTATCATTCAGTTGTTAGGGTGCAGTCACATATTTGCAAGTGCTTGTATTGGAGCAAATACTGCAATTTTAACAGTATTGGATCAGTGATACAAAGACAGCTACTTACACTGTAGTATAtgcaaattattaaattatcaaaaacaaattagcttttcttattttgttacattttatttgtcactttACTTCGTTGATCTTGTAggaacaaatgaaacaacaacaatggcaacaacagcaacagcagagtgGGGGATCTGTGTCCCCCTCAGGCGGCGGTGGTGTTCCACCTacccagcaacagcagcagcaccgcTCCATGTATCAGCCTATGGGCCCCCACCACCAGCACCTGGCCTCCATGGGATTCGACCCCCGCTGGCTCATGATGCAATCATACATGGACCCCCGCATGATGTCAGGACGTCCTCCAATGGACATGCCAGCTAATATTCACCCTGGTAGGCTGTTAAATGGGATAGAAATGGAGCTTGAAATTGTGCTTAACATACCGACAAGTTGACCAATGTCCCACATACCCTGTTTAAAGTTGTTCTGCTTTGTCCTCTCCAGGGAGGATGCCTCCTAAGCAGATTGTGCGCAGAGAGCCTGGTGACAACTCTAGCTCCAGCTCAGACTCATTTGACCATTTGACCCGACCAATTCGTGATCATGGCCTGTCTTCAGACTCACGGATGGTATGGGGAACTGATCCATACCCGCAGTCTGAGCCATTGCCATCTGTAACTCCTCCAAAAGGAAGAGATGATAAGGAGCCAAggtaaaaatgaatgaataaatgaatgacaacttaagaaaaaacttttcttttctgcagacAATAACAATTGTTTCTTTATAGGATGGACTCTGGTTTGGACCTGGACAGGGGTCTCCCGGCTATGTATCCCCAAGACCATGGTGCAATGGACTCGCATAAAAGTAACTTCTTCCAAGATCCTACTGAGTCCCTGTCAGCATTTACCCAGGGCCCAGAGGATGCTTCAGGACCTCTCGATGGTGTTCCTGTAGGCCCATCCTTTGATCCTGAGGAGCCAGGGCTACCCAGTGGGGAAGAAGTCGAAGCTCTTGGTCAAGCCATGCTTCAGAGAAGTGTCTCCCAGGGCTCCAGCCACTCCATCAAGCTGGAGGAGCCCAGGTTTGATGGGCTGCCCCTGGGAACAAAATCACTAGAGCTACAGGACACAGGAGAACGGGCTGATGATAAGCCCCAGAATGAGCTCTACTCCCAGGCTACAGTGACCAGCAACAGGGCTACACCTCCTGCTGATGGGttacacaaacaagaaaaactacCTCTGCCAGCTCCTAATAAGCAGAAGGCTGAGCTGCGTTGGGGTGGGAGATCAGGGGTTGGACGCAGAGAAGGACCAGGGGGAGAGAGACCTATCCGAAGGTCTGGGCCCATAAAGAAGCCTGTCCTAAGGGATatgaaagaagagagggagcaaagagaagagagagaaaagcgtcacgagagaggggaaagaggagacCGGTCCAAAAAGGATCAGTTGTCCAAagctccttctgctgctgctgctgtgtctgagGGGCCTAGACCTCAGGGTGAGGGTAAGAGAGAAGTAGTTCAGGCTGAGGAGACACCGAGTGGCCATCAGAGAGCCAGGGACTTCCAGCCTTCATCTGGGGCTcccacctcttcctctcaggAGGAGAAAGCAGATAAACCACCCAGCAATGACAAACATCCAGAACCCAAACTGCCTTCCAGGAAAGAGTCCAATCTCCCTCCACGTGTCTACCGacgagaggagagagagagggaacgtgagagggagaaggaaatggacaaggacagagagagagagtggccTGCTGACTCAAATTTCAAAGGACGTGGTCGAGGGGAGTATTACTCCAGAGGACGTAGTTACCGGGGGACTTACAGTGGCCGAGGCAGGGGGAGTCGTGGTCGAAGCCGAGCAGAGTACCCTTACCGAGAGCCCCGATCACGCTCCGATTTACCTTCTGCTGGAGGTGCTGCTGCCTTTCGTAACAGGGAAGAAAGTGAAACACGCAGTGAGAGCTCAGACTTTGAGGTCATACCTAAGCGTAGACGACGCCGTGGTTCAGACACCGATTCTGAAAGTGAAGGTGGGAGGGAGTCTGCCAGTGATACTGGACCCTCTGACCGTGAGCCTAGCACCAAGCCTAGCCGTCCACTGAGGCGAGAGCTCCCAGGGGAGGCCCGGTCTGGACCACACAAGCTGGGCTTTGGACCTCCTCACATGGGGGAAAAGGTTATATCCAGAGCGGACGATGAAAGCCGTCCCAAACCAGGATTCCTTCCTAAAGGAGAGCCTTCTCgtcgaggaagaggaggactaTACAGTAGACGAGGTGGAGCAAGAGAACGTGGCGGCCCTCGTTCAGCACCTCTTAGACGGCCAGCAGCTAGAGAGTCCTCCTCTCAGTGGCCCTCTAAACCCATGGAGACATTCAGGCCTGAGGACACGGAGTCCACACCAAGATATGACAATCCTCCCACTGACCGACGGCCACCTAAATCTGATGGCAAGAAATATGGCGATGGGGTTCCTCAGAGTAGTAGAGAAAGGCCTCGTCGATCCAGACCGGCGCGGCCCCCCAGGCAAGATAAACCTCCCCGCTTCAGGCGCTTGAAAGAGAGGGAAGCTGCAGTTTTAGCTAGTGGAGAGACAGCCCCAAGTCCCCCTGTCCCTCTACTCCCagtgcctgctgctgctgtcccaaGCTCTAGCTCTGCCCCTGCCCCAATCCCCCTCTCCCCAACTCTGTCTAGAGCTCCAGGAACCCCTGTAAGTGTGCCTGCAGAAGTGACAGCTACTGTGCCTGCCCAGGACTTGCCCTCTCCTTTAGACGCTCCCTTGCTGGAGACCAGCAGCCCGACTATCAATGCAGTTGGTACAAAGTCCCCTGACTTGTCCAACCAGAATTCTTCAGATCAAGCCAATGAGGAATGGGAAACTGCCTCTGAGAGCAGCGACTTCAATGAAAGGAGAGAGCGAGAAGAACGGAAAGGAGCTCTGGAGGCTGCTAATGAAGCAATCACTGCTTCTGCCCCAGCACCTACAGCCCCCCAAGGCTCTTTGTCCCCCAGTAAAAGCCCTCCAGATGCAGGAGTGAATCCTAAACGtgaaggagctgctgcagccaagAGGAGTTTCTCAAGTCAGAGGCCTACCGAGAGACAGAATCGTAGAGGCAACAGTGGAGCCAAACCAGGCCGGAGTTACACAGGGagcaaaggagaaagaagaggaggggcCAAAGCCGGCCGTAAAGGGTGCGTGTGAACAATCAGGCTTTTGttaagacatttctttttttctttttttttgacagcttACATTCACATTGTCTGCTCAATGAAGTTGATGCAGTGAACAATGTGTGATAGAATAACATAGCAGGTTTATTCACACACAGTAAACCTTTTGTGTAGTATTCGTCCTAAATAACAATTGCACTGCTCAGTGCAGAATTTATATACTTCAGTACACTGTTATTGTTGGCTTGTTAAAGGATTCTGCACCGGGGAAGAATAATTTATTCAAGTGTGCTCCAAGTGGCCATTAAAGTGTTTCAGGTTAAAAAACTAAATATGGCATCAATGTGTTGGTATTTTTAGATCCTTACTATAGCTTGGTTGTGGCATTTTTGGTGGAgaacagtgaaacattttctgcCTTTGTCTAGTACACCAACATACTTGCTGTTTAGGGGTTCCTTTGTCATCTTATTCTTGAGAGGATAGTATAAATGAGACGGACTTGTTTTTGCTTACAAATGGCATTTATTTGCGCAAATCTTTTGCGCTTGTATTCAGTTACATGTAAACATTCTGTGTCTCTAACGTGTCTCTGGATCAAACAGCCCTGCGTCCCAGCAGAACTCCGAGGCAACAGCACcaacagctggaggagcagccCAGAGGTCTTCTAAAGAGCAGTCTGCCCGTCGCAAAGATGAGGCTAAACAGGTTGCCAAGAAGCCCAAGGAGAATGCCCTTTCTCAGTTTGATCTTAACAATTATGCTAgtaagtaaacacatttttactcTGACGCTTGTCTTCTTACCCATGAGCCAGGAGCCTATACCTGACTCCAGCTGTTCTTCACCTGACAACTCGGTGTAAACATCTGGATCTCTTTGTACCCTCTCTTCAGGTGTTGTGATCATTGATGACCACCCAGAGGTCACCACCACAGAAGATCCACAGTCCAACACCAATGATGACGGCTTCACAGAGGTGGTCTCCCGTAAGCAACAAAAACGCCTGCAAGATGAAGAGAAACGGAAAAAGGAAGAGCAGACTACTCAGGTAAGGCGAGGCATGGTTTGTGCTACGTTTAAATGACTTCTAATAAAAGAGCAATACATTACTTGAATGATAATGTGCTATACTTCTTTAGCATAGTATGCTGTGCTAATACTTCTAATACTTAACAGAATTGGAGTAAAAAGGGTTCTGGTGAGAAGGGCAGAGGAGGCGGGGGAAAACTTCCACCCAGATTTGCTAAAAAGCAATCAAcgcaacaacagcagcaacaggccTCACAGACTCAGCCTCCTGCAGCCTCCACAGCCCAGGCCCAACAGCAGCCCCCCATTTCTGCTCCCCAGCATCCTCACCTTGCCCCATCCCAGCCTGCTGCTTCCCCTCAGACTCTAGAAGGAACAGTGGCTCCTCTGCCCTCCATCCCTGCTGCCACTGTGGACTTTACCTCAAAGAGCCTCCCCCCTGCACCTAACCAGACACACAGCACTCTTGGTACAGAACTGTGGGAGAACAAGGTAGCAGCTTCCACTGTCCTTCCTGATGTCAAGAAACGTGAGTGCATATGTCAGTATTTATTAAGAATGTCTTAAATTTGTTTGGATCCCTGAGTCTTGTTGAACTGCTGAAGTTCTTGTCTAAAATATCTAACATATTTATTCCAGTTGGTCCAATCAGCCCTCCCCAGCCACCTTCTGTGAGTGCCTGGAACAAACCTCTTACCTCTTTTACTGGCACTGTGTCCTCTGAGGTATGTTCAATATGCCCATCTCTTCTGTTGTTGAGTGTATCATAGTTTTGACCTGAATAAACCatgaaaaacattgtgttttgtttcagggtGTGAAACCTGGATCAGAGGGCAGTGTCGAATTGGCAATAGACAGTATTCAGTTTGGGGCGCCATCGTCTGCAGGCAGCACTGACAGTGATGGAGTTCCAGCGTTGCTAGAAACTAGCTCTGAAAACAAACTACCCGCACCCAaagaacagagacagaaacaaccTCGAGCTGGCCCAATCAAAACACAGAAGGTAACTCACCATGTTAAGGTGTTGAACAAACTTCTCATCAATTCTTTAAAACTACACTCTAATGTAAACATTGAATCTTCCAGCTTCCTGAAATGGAACCAGTTGAAACCAAGGAGTACAAGCCAGGTCCGATCGGCAAAGAGCGTTCTCTAAAGAACCGCAAGGCCAAAGACGCCCGTGGAGGAGAAGGCGAAGGACTGGAGGGCGGAGTCCCTGGAGGAGGCGTTAGTAGAGCCACAGACTCCAGCCCACCCACAAGTGATGCCACAGTACCAGAGCTGGGTGGAGACATTGAGGGCATGATCACAGTCCCCTCAGCAGACTACAACAGTAACTCGAAGGTATATCATTGTCACCAAACCTCACagatcaaaaatcaaaaaatataagGCCTAGccttatatttttttttaaatgattgaaTGAGTGTGCACCAAAGTGACTATTATATCGTCTTTACTAACTAGATAAAATTTCATGAATTAAATTATCACCAACTCATTATCTGTGTACACTGAATTTCCCTTTCAGGAGTCCGTCACTGATTacaccaccccctcctcctcactggCTGACAGTGTTCCCACCGGAGGAAACAAGATGGAAGAGAGTTTGGTGGCAAATGTGAGTGTACATCCTTACACTGGTGCAAAATGTTGTACAGTTTTCTTAATAATATGAAAAGCTGACTCATCTTTGGCATCATTcagacagcattttttttcttttttgtttgttttgtttttttcggGTGCGTTTCAGGTGGCACTGCCCCACTCATTGCCCCTCCCTCGACGAGAGACCCTGCAGCAGAGCTCCAGCCTCAGCACCGTCTCTCCTGCTACTGTTGACCTAACACTAAAGGTACACAGGTGTATTGCACACTCCTGTCAACATAACTTAGTCAAAGAAATACTTCTTTCTAGAGCAGTGGTGAGCACACTccttcaggtgtgtgtgtgtgtatatatataaacacacacacagcttcatttCTTTCCATGTCCTCCTCAGATGGAATCAGCTCGTAAAGCGTGGGAGAACTCCCCCAGTCTGGAGAAGAATTCCCCagtcacttcctcttcttccccaaTCACCTCCTGTGCTTCCTCTTACTCCACCTTCTCCTCAGCCTCCATGCCACAAATCCCTGTGGCTTCTGTTACCCCCAGCACCTCACTGTCAGGTAACTATCAACACCTGCTCTATACCTCCAACAGTATTGTTTGTCTTACGTTGCCCAGCATGCAGTcttacttgtgtgtttgttttgggagTCGGTGCATCGGTAGTATCCAGGCGTCCACAATAATATCTTATATTCACTACATGTTTATGTCAACCCTGCAGGTTCTGGTACCTATACAACATCATCCCTCAGCACCAAGACCACCACAGCCTCTGACCCCCCTAACATCTGTAAGGTGAAGCCTCAGCAACTGCAGGGTGGAAGTCTGTCCTCCTCCAGCAAtagcagtagtagcagcagcTTCTCTCAGTTGGGCTGTGTGCCTCCGCTCCtgccgcagcagcagcagacccCACAGGTGTATGTCTCTCAGTCTGCAGCAGGTGAGAAGAAACATGACACTGAACTGTGATGTTAGTTATGCTGCATGAGCCATCTATACAACTTCCTTGTTTTATATAGCCCCTGATTTCAATTCCAGTTTTAAGGAGCTGTTCATTTCTGTTACTGATTactaatgtttttttcttttgtgtgccCAGGTTCTGCAGCTCAG
Encoded here:
- the prrc2c gene encoding protein PRRC2C isoform X3; translated protein: MSEKSGQSTKAKDGKTKYATLSLFNTYKGKSLETQKTAVAARHGLQSLGKVAVSRRMPPPANLPSLKAENKGNDPNVNIVPKDGSGWASRTEAGDERQQETPPPQNKPASLQSQELSVGGSRSWANSKQTQLDGAPRVSSQFHQEFPSLQAAGEVEKGDGQEEEPYGPGPSLRPQNVGSWREGGGRNLNTAPSPPEMDNRAPEDGTLSLGTSTPPGEADEPGRNVTTDGQREKKDGRERVPPSGPPQPKLNGGQQPPTGVPTHFDPAFRSMMPPYMFHAYPQMSYGPGQGNFRYPVQQDGAKGSRSARPQQPPPQSWLQDPDRPSIVSATELKELDNLDTDADEGWAGAQMEVDYTEKLNFSDDEENQAGKDKRENWEWMGKVERIRSRPSDSQEGWKEVSEDRGSSKTSWADTVDPRAPSPGSMGQYNKSSASQDYQAGSRSVGGGAPRGSKPQAVVTEEDSEAWRQKRKKPAEVSEAVERARRRREEEERRMEEQRLAACAEKLKRLNEKHRQATEGKCAPVQTTNDDAGVAHEEVTSSAPAPVSSPVPLIPPSQLQAPVMQASLPERTDRDGERLERERVESSVEEEVVHVPRQPSPPVQRPGNMAPEPQSEGESSLVEASPLMEENQADRTTVPIRDYFNMEDNRADEPHLSLPHMDPPGSEEVPVASPQLEGEAAAAMRPSLSSGYSKQFQKSLPPRFLRQQEQMKQQQWQQQQQQSGGSVSPSGGGGVPPTQQQQQHRSMYQPMGPHHQHLASMGFDPRWLMMQSYMDPRMMSGRPPMDMPANIHPGRMPPKQIVRREPGDNSSSSSDSFDHLTRPIRDHGLSSDSRMVWGTDPYPQSEPLPSVTPPKGRDDKEPRMDSGLDLDRGLPAMYPQDHGAMDSHKSNFFQDPTESLSAFTQGPEDASGPLDGVPVGPSFDPEEPGLPSGEEVEALGQAMLQRSVSQGSSHSIKLEEPRFDGLPLGTKSLELQDTGERADDKPQNELYSQATVTSNRATPPADGLHKQEKLPLPAPNKQKAELRWGGRSGVGRREGPGGERPIRRSGPIKKPVLRDMKEEREQREEREKRHERGERGDRSKKDQLSKAPSAAAAVSEGPRPQGEGKREVVQAEETPSGHQRARDFQPSSGAPTSSSQEEKADKPPSNDKHPEPKLPSRKESNLPPRVYRREEREREREREKEMDKDREREWPADSNFKGRGRGEYYSRGRSYRGTYSGRGRGSRGRSRAEYPYREPRSRSDLPSAGGAAAFRNREESETRSESSDFEVIPKRRRRRGSDTDSESEGGRESASDTGPSDREPSTKPSRPLRRELPGEARSGPHKLGFGPPHMGEKVISRADDESRPKPGFLPKGEPSRRGRGGLYSRRGGARERGGPRSAPLRRPAARESSSQWPSKPMETFRPEDTESTPRYDNPPTDRRPPKSDGKKYGDGVPQSSRERPRRSRPARPPRQDKPPRFRRLKEREAAVLASGETAPSPPVPLLPVPAAAVPSSSSAPAPIPLSPTLSRAPGTPVSVPAEVTATVPAQDLPSPLDAPLLETSSPTINAVGTKSPDLSNQNSSDQANEEWETASESSDFNERREREERKGALEAANEAITASAPAPTAPQGSLSPSKSPPDAGVNPKREGAAAAKRSFSSQRPTERQNRRGNSGAKPGRSYTGSKGERRGGAKAGRKGPASQQNSEATAPTAGGAAQRSSKEQSARRKDEAKQVAKKPKENALSQFDLNNYASVVIIDDHPEVTTTEDPQSNTNDDGFTEVVSRKQQKRLQDEEKRKKEEQTTQNWSKKGSGEKGRGGGGKLPPRFAKKQSTQQQQQQASQTQPPAASTAQAQQQPPISAPQHPHLAPSQPAASPQTLEGTVAPLPSIPAATVDFTSKSLPPAPNQTHSTLGTELWENKVAASTVLPDVKKLGPISPPQPPSVSAWNKPLTSFTGTVSSEGVKPGSEGSVELAIDSIQFGAPSSAGSTDSDGVPALLETSSENKLPAPKEQRQKQPRAGPIKTQKLPEMEPVETKEYKPGPIGKERSLKNRKAKDARGGEGEGLEGGVPGGGVSRATDSSPPTSDATVPELGGDIEGMITVPSADYNSNSKESVTDYTTPSSSLADSVPTGGNKMEESLVANVALPHSLPLPRRETLQQSSSLSTVSPATVDLTLKMESARKAWENSPSLEKNSPVTSSSSPITSCASSYSTFSSASMPQIPVASVTPSTSLSGSGTYTTSSLSTKTTTASDPPNICKVKPQQLQGGSLSSSSNSSSSSSFSQLGCVPPLLPQQQQTPQVYVSQSAAGSAAQIPAFYMDTSHLFSTPHPRLAPPSLAQQQGFQPGLSQPTAVQQIPIPIYAPLQGQPQHQHTHQAQLGLSTGPPVSQPQDLFSSSLQPYRSQQAFMQSSLSQPSMMLSGPSLHSYPGVQAPELGKPQSNLAYQQPSSTQHIPILFEPQLNQPSGIGGSQLIDTHLLQARQGMNQHSNMYSGQVQQHGQSSYYSNTQSPSSAMQQVTVPLPSSQLSLPNFGSGGGQPLLALPPTPPQAQPPNINRQPPVSQPYRGIMGPNHSMMQPPTSKMDMDLKLFGSGMDVKPGTPPVSARSTTPTSSPYRASSTSPSSQSSKMNSMLYQKQFQPNSAGMRMTQHFPGQFNPQILSQPNIVSPLVRPPHANSFAGGVQRSPMGPPMSPNVGGGLMPHPRPQHPQHSQHPPRGPPGPSLAPRGTQAALKAEQDLKAKQRAEVLQSTHKFFSEQQQQQQQQQQQQLKAPQVNKVSRLDQGGKPPHDTSAPNHQAGGERSDSDKPPISTAKPIRTGPIKPQAIKPEEGK
- the prrc2c gene encoding protein PRRC2C isoform X2, which produces MSEKSGQSTKAKDGKTKYATLSLFNTYKGKSLETQKTAVAARHGLQSLGKVAVSRRMPPPANLPSLKAENKGNDPNVNIVPKDGSGWASRTEAGDERQQETPPPQNKPASLQSQELSVGGSRSWANSKQTQLDGAPRVSSQFHQEFPSLQAAGEVEKGDGQEEEPYGPGPSLRPQNVGSWREGGGRNLNTAPSPPEMDNRAPEDGTLSLGTSTPPGEADEPGRNVTTDGQREKKDGRERVPPSGPPQPKLNGGQQPPTGVPTHFDPAFRSMMPPYMFHAYPQMSYGPGQGNFRYPVQQDGAKVFRGSRSARPQQPPPQSWLQDPDRPSIVSATELKELDNLDTDADEGWAGAQMEVDYTEKLNFSDDEENQAGKDKRENWEWMGKVERIRSRPSDSQEGWKEVSEDRGSSKTSWADTVDPRAPSPGSMGQYNKSSASQDYQAGSRSVGGGAPRGSKPQAVVTEEDSEAWRQKRKKPAEVSEAVERARRRREEEERRMEEQRLAACAEKLKRLNEKHRQATEGKCAPVQTTNDDAGVAHEEVTSSAPAPVSSPVPLIPPSQLQAPVMQASLPERTDRDGERLERERVESSVEEEVVHVPRQPSPPVQRPGNMAPEPQSEGESSLVEASPLMEENQADRTTVPIRDYFNMEDNRDEPHLSLPHMDPPGSEEVPVASPQLEGEAAAAMRPSLSSGYSKQFQKSLPPRFLRQQEQMKQQQWQQQQQQSGGSVSPSGGGGVPPTQQQQQHRSMYQPMGPHHQHLASMGFDPRWLMMQSYMDPRMMSGRPPMDMPANIHPGRMPPKQIVRREPGDNSSSSSDSFDHLTRPIRDHGLSSDSRMVWGTDPYPQSEPLPSVTPPKGRDDKEPRMDSGLDLDRGLPAMYPQDHGAMDSHKSNFFQDPTESLSAFTQGPEDASGPLDGVPVGPSFDPEEPGLPSGEEVEALGQAMLQRSVSQGSSHSIKLEEPRFDGLPLGTKSLELQDTGERADDKPQNELYSQATVTSNRATPPADGLHKQEKLPLPAPNKQKAELRWGGRSGVGRREGPGGERPIRRSGPIKKPVLRDMKEEREQREEREKRHERGERGDRSKKDQLSKAPSAAAAVSEGPRPQGEGKREVVQAEETPSGHQRARDFQPSSGAPTSSSQEEKADKPPSNDKHPEPKLPSRKESNLPPRVYRREEREREREREKEMDKDREREWPADSNFKGRGRGEYYSRGRSYRGTYSGRGRGSRGRSRAEYPYREPRSRSDLPSAGGAAAFRNREESETRSESSDFEVIPKRRRRRGSDTDSESEGGRESASDTGPSDREPSTKPSRPLRRELPGEARSGPHKLGFGPPHMGEKVISRADDESRPKPGFLPKGEPSRRGRGGLYSRRGGARERGGPRSAPLRRPAARESSSQWPSKPMETFRPEDTESTPRYDNPPTDRRPPKSDGKKYGDGVPQSSRERPRRSRPARPPRQDKPPRFRRLKEREAAVLASGETAPSPPVPLLPVPAAAVPSSSSAPAPIPLSPTLSRAPGTPVSVPAEVTATVPAQDLPSPLDAPLLETSSPTINAVGTKSPDLSNQNSSDQANEEWETASESSDFNERREREERKGALEAANEAITASAPAPTAPQGSLSPSKSPPDAGVNPKREGAAAAKRSFSSQRPTERQNRRGNSGAKPGRSYTGSKGERRGGAKAGRKGPASQQNSEATAPTAGGAAQRSSKEQSARRKDEAKQVAKKPKENALSQFDLNNYASVVIIDDHPEVTTTEDPQSNTNDDGFTEVVSRKQQKRLQDEEKRKKEEQTTQNWSKKGSGEKGRGGGGKLPPRFAKKQSTQQQQQQASQTQPPAASTAQAQQQPPISAPQHPHLAPSQPAASPQTLEGTVAPLPSIPAATVDFTSKSLPPAPNQTHSTLGTELWENKVAASTVLPDVKKLGPISPPQPPSVSAWNKPLTSFTGTVSSEGVKPGSEGSVELAIDSIQFGAPSSAGSTDSDGVPALLETSSENKLPAPKEQRQKQPRAGPIKTQKLPEMEPVETKEYKPGPIGKERSLKNRKAKDARGGEGEGLEGGVPGGGVSRATDSSPPTSDATVPELGGDIEGMITVPSADYNSNSKESVTDYTTPSSSLADSVPTGGNKMEESLVANVALPHSLPLPRRETLQQSSSLSTVSPATVDLTLKMESARKAWENSPSLEKNSPVTSSSSPITSCASSYSTFSSASMPQIPVASVTPSTSLSGSGTYTTSSLSTKTTTASDPPNICKVKPQQLQGGSLSSSSNSSSSSSFSQLGCVPPLLPQQQQTPQVYVSQSAAGSAAQIPAFYMDTSHLFSTPHPRLAPPSLAQQQGFQPGLSQPTAVQQIPIPIYAPLQGQPQHQHTHQAQLGLSTGPPVSQPQDLFSSSLQPYRSQQAFMQSSLSQPSMMLSGPSLHSYPGVQAPELGKPQSNLAYQQPSSTQHIPILFEPQLNQPSGIGGSQLIDTHLLQARQGMNQHSNMYSGQVQQHGQSSYYSNTQSPSSAMQQVTVPLPSSQLSLPNFGSGGGQPLLALPPTPPQAQPPNINRQPPVSQPYRGIMGPNHSMMQPPTSKMDMDLKLFGSGMDVKPGTPPVSARSTTPTSSPYRASSTSPSSQSSKMNSMLYQKQFQPNSAGMRMTQHFPGQFNPQILSQPNIVSPLVRPPHANSFAGGVQRSPMGPPMSPNVGGGLMPHPRPQHPQHSQHPPRGPPGPSLAPRGTQAALKAEQDLKAKQRAEVLQSTHKFFSEQQQQQQQQQQQQLKAPQVNKVSRLDQGGKPPHDTSAPNHQAGGERSDSDKPPISTAKPIRTGPIKPQAIKPEEGK